From a single Helicovermis profundi genomic region:
- a CDS encoding cupin domain-containing protein, producing MIEKVFKLTKTENKIIEKVIQDENIHYVHMILNKDEGLPEHFANSTVYMTIVSGSVSIKLNDGEVNLYKNGTVLKIPFETKMNVFNRQDEILELIVVKAPAPKK from the coding sequence ATGATTGAAAAAGTTTTTAAACTAACTAAGACAGAAAATAAAATAATTGAAAAAGTAATTCAGGACGAAAATATTCACTATGTTCATATGATACTAAATAAAGATGAAGGCTTACCTGAACATTTTGCAAATTCAACTGTTTATATGACAATAGTAAGTGGTAGTGTTTCAATAAAACTTAATGATGGAGAAGTTAATCTTTATAAGAATGGTACGGTTTTAAAAATACCATTTGAAACTAAAATGAATGTCTTCAATAGGCAAGATGAGATACTTGAATTAATAGTTGTAAAAGCGCCAGCTCCAAAAAAATAA